From one Lotus japonicus ecotype B-129 chromosome 3, LjGifu_v1.2 genomic stretch:
- the LOC130746751 gene encoding protein TIC 20-IV, chloroplastic, translating into MAAQLSAAATSARSSFLGFPSSPPSLRNKDLIPLRRFTTFQGKNPAIVACASNSPRRSATRLASVSSPLLTDNQAHLSLRVLMSRRRNSDIRGQAYIYHWSGFRIPANSEKPEWWWRTLSCIPYLIALQMSATGFYLEPLLDKSRIFRSLLFYIPGVYNRLPQWFPMLYCYLAIVIVVKNKDFPILFRFHVMMGMLLEIAMQIVWVTSNFMPLIHFKGTLGMYYWAGVAVAYIVMMMHCIRCALLGTFVKIPLLSESAFLHSLFSLGGFQRPF; encoded by the exons ATGGCAGCTCAATTGTCAGCGGCGGCAACCTCCGCCCGCTCTTCTTTTCTCGGTTTTCCTTCCTCTCCTCCTTCCCTAAG GAAcaaagatttgattccattaaGGCGCTTTACCACCTTCCAGGGAAAAAATCCTGCTATCGTTGCTTGTGCAAGCAATTCTCCCA GGAGATCAGCTACTAGACTCGCATCTGTTTCATCTCCACTTCTTACTGATAATCAAGCTCACCTCTCACTCAGAGTTCTTATGTCTAGGAGACGAAATTCTGATATCCGCGGACAAGCTTACATATATCATTGGTCTGGCTTCCGTATCCCTGCAAATTCTGAGAAGCCAGAATGGTGGTGGAGGACTTTATCATGCATTCCCTATCTAATAGCATTGCAGATGTCTGCAACTGGGTTTTATCTAGAACCTTTACTTGACAAATCTCGAATTTTTAGGAGTTTGCTTTTTTATATTCCAGGAGTCTACAACCGATTACCACAATGGTTTCCCATGCTATACTGCTATCTGGCTATTGTAATAGTGGTAAAAAATAAGGACTTCCCCATTCTATTTAGGTTCCATGTAATGATGGGAATGCTATTGGAAATTGCTATGCAGATAGTATGGGTTACAAGCAATTTCATGCCACTTATACACTTCAAGGGAACGTTGGGGATGTATTACTGGGCTGGCGTGGCGGTCGCATATATTGTCATGATGATGCACTGCATAAGGTGTGCTCTTCTGGGTACGTTTGTGAAGATCCCTCTTCTTAGTGAATCAGCTTTCCTTCATTCTCTGTTTAGTTTAGGAGGATTCCAACGGCCTTTTTAG